The Solanum dulcamara chromosome 6, daSolDulc1.2, whole genome shotgun sequence genome contains the following window.
CATAAAAAATTTGTGGAAGCTGTGAACCAACTTGATGAAGGCAGTAAGTTCACTTTACAATTATGTATGACTTCATACTTATAGTCATTGTCAACTTACTTGAGATTAAGACGCTCAAACTAATTATTGTATTTAATTCATCTTTCTTATCTTAATTTAGGGATGTATGTTAAATTAAAATGATCTTACATtgttatgaatttttttgtagGATGTTTTCCGACTGACATTCTTGAGTTAATGAATGAGCCTGATCTTACTAGGTATCAAATAGCTAGTCATCTCCAGGTACATCCTTAAATTTTTTAAGTGGTGaattatttatgtaatatttgtGAGTATTTGGTACAAGGAAACATTATTTATTTgagaagatattttcatgtaaaggaattttttttttgtacgCAAAAAACGTTTTTATGGGAAAAAATTGGAAAGTCATTTTTCGTAAAATAAGATTTTATATCACTTTCGCCAATGAACATTTAGACATTAATATGAACCATTAGTAGttaaaacttttattaaaagaatatTCCACTCAATAATATCATCATCTATCTTCAGTTTATATCTTTTTAAGAGAGATTTATCGTTCACTTATTATATCaaacatcaaaaatattttcaattgaAAGTAATGACTTCTTTCTCAAAACACACTCAGCTCAAAATTAGTTCAAATGATAAATATATCAATTTTTCcataaatatcataattatataTCTACCACATGATTAGCCATATATCAAAGATGTTGAAATAAATTCTTGTAATCTTTTTAAACTAAGAAACTTTTGTGAACATGCAATTTAAAAATGCTTTTTCTTAGCTAAaacaatatattattttatctatttatgAATTATGCGTGATATATATCTCAACTTGAATATCCTTTTTAAGTGTTGCAATTGTTCTTCCTACAACCTTTGTTCTCTTTATTTTTAGACAAGTATTCAACTATCGTAGTATGTGttttttgaatttataatttgcttttaattatttttctttctaacaCCTCATAGAAATATCGTAACAAGACTTGGAGAGTtccaaagaagaaaaaatctaCTCGTCACCCATCAGGTCAATTAGGATTCTCAAGTGGTTCTACACAAAGAAGTATCCTTAGAAAATTTGGGACGACGTCTCATGTTAAAATGAATGTTACAaatctacaacaacaacaatatgacCCAAAAACCCAAAGAGGCCCATATATTCCATTTCTACCAAATAGCAATATTTTTTCTAGAGGAGAGAGTTCAACTTTGCAAAAGGTCTATCAACCACAACTTCAAGTTTATCCCAAATACCTCAACCCATTCGATACCCCATTTTTACCATCAGTCGAAACTAACAATGTTGTCGGGCAACAACGACAAAAACAACAGGTACCTTTATCTGAATTGTTGGGATCACAAGGATCAAATATTGGAAGCGCTTATTATAGACTTGGGCTAGAGTTTAACAATGAGATccatcattctcaaaatgactatGCCTTGGATGTAGCAACATATTCAATAATGTCGGATACAAATATTGGAAATGCGACAATTAATGGATTGGGAGTAGCAAATGTCAATTTTCAGCAATATAATGGTGAACCAAACATGTCTCAACCCAACAATATTGTCACTACATCACATGTGAGTGATACCCAAGGAAGTGATCCAAATGAGATGATAAATTGTGATGATTATTTTGATTTCAGTAATATGGATTTTCTCTTTCAGAATTTTGAACCTCCAAGCTTTAACCTATCCAATGAACATGACAATGAGTTTGATCAAGTCTACTCTGATGATATGGTTAGTGCTTCTATCTAAACTTTATTTATGTTGCAATGCTACTATTTATTTATCTACGTTTGTTATGATGAGAGTTGTTTATAAACAAATTATTTTCTGACGGATGACTTTTTCTTTTCAGATAGAATATTAATCttgatataaaatttgatattaTGTTTATTCTGTGTTTGATTATTTATATTAGatttcaaaataagtttttcaatcaaaatatttgtgtaatatatttatatctttatatgATGGGGGATTATACTCTTTAATATCCTTGTTTTGAATCAAACGATCCCTTAGCAAATCCgatagtgttttgatgattttttttagaaaCTGACTTTCGTCCAAAAGTGAAAAAAGTCATTTTTCAACTTATTTGATGAACAAAATTCTTCGTAAAAAATAATGTTTCTACAACTGacttatgttttaaaaatttatcttaCCTTACACACTGTAATCTCTTATTGATTTTACCTTGAACCTACATATACAGGTGGCATCAAGTGTCCAATTTCCAGATATAACAAATTTTCCTGATGATTCTTCAATATGATCCAATGAAGGCTCTTTGTAGAGACAAAGTTGTTACCTCAAGTGGAAGTtgcatctttttcttttttcctgaGACTATGTAgtatcattttaattttttatagtaCTATGGATGGCAAAATTtagttaaatttaaataattaaaagtttCGAGCaatattcaagatatattaattcaaataaatataattgaatATTGAACTAATCCATTCAATTGTGCCACAAATGATGAGCTCACATTTCTAAAGGCACAGTTTGATGTCATTTGTCAAGTGACATGGCACGTCAAGACATGCGACAGAGGCAATAGGATCTTGACCTATGTGAAGGAAATTACACCTCTACTTAACCTCTTTGGATTCAACAACCCTCTGTGAAGGAAGATGGTTATACTTAAAAGAGACATATCTTCAGTTACATCGTGTGATGTGATCCAGTCAAAGATCAATATATGTAACAATCTATCTTATTCTTCATCATCCACAATAATTATTCAAGCAGCGTGAACCATTATATTGCTGGAAATTAGCATTTTATGTCAACCATTGTCATAAAATTACCTCTTTCATAAAACTCGTGAAAAAACAGAACTAAGTACAAACTTCTCTCACAATCTGGAGTCACTAATACAATCCTCTAATCATTTAGAATACAACTATAAGTCTCAAATATATCAAAGGAAGGAAGTTGACATGATACGAGGGATAGAAGAGATCTTTTAAGGTTGAGGATGTTCAAGGTAGCTACCTTAGCATCTCGAGAAGAATACTCTGAACATAACTACTGAGTAGCCCACTCACCACCCGCATCACAAGGTGCAAAAATAAACAAGCGTTAGTACATATCCATGTGTACTCAACAACCTCATTCAGTGACCCAAATCCAAAGTGATGGAGAGGATCGATCCTAAGTTGCCTTGTTCTGATACTCAACACAAATACTACCCACTTCATGTAACACTGACATAGACAAGCAACTAatgtcaacaacaacaaatataaaTCAAGTCCAGGTAGCTCAAATCACTGTGAATTCAAAATAAGAGTAGTAGAGTTACTTTCTGAATCACAAAATTCAACTCTCATATCACCATAACACCCAAGAtgcaataaaaatataatgcaatacaCCAACCAAGATCTATATATACCCACTGCCATATATAGTATATCTTGATTGGAACCACAGGGGACTATTGAGGTCCATATActattcaaaaatgaccttaaacTATCTAAAAGTGACCTCGAACTGTCCAAAATGAGCTGAGACTCTTCCAAAAAGGACCCAATACACCCTGCCAAAAATAACCTTCGCACCACATTCATAATCAGCTAAGAAAAATCAACAATACATGATAATAGTCATGTAATGGttcgatttctcaagtcatgaggATACCTACTATAATCCAACTATAGATAAGCTAACCCATAACCCAAAATTACACATAATGGATTGAATGGTAAAAACTATACAAGAATAAACAACTGCAGAAAATAATAGGATAATGAGTGGAAGcaagcaaaatatatatacaaatcaaaagatccctcctagaacctaaaagtcacaagtatagagcaACGACAAAATGGatataagtcccaaaagtggaccacaaaatcGAGGcttgtctcaaaaagaaaaagactagtCACTATATATAAAAGGAGATAGGTAAATCCAGGACTCCATCAACTTACCCTCACCTTCGGAACTGGACTGCAACAAGCTTAAATCAGCGCTAGTAGATAGTGTTCGGACCTATATcatgaaaatatatgcagaGTGTAGTCTGAGTACGAAAAGAACAGGTACTCAATAGACATAATAGGCCGActaagcttgaaaagtaaatGCAATATGAAAAGTGGGAATAACACAAAAAGAAGGTCAAGGAGCATAATTATAAATAGGAATGCACAGGAATGTATAAAAGGACCAAACTTAAGTAACTTTCATGAATCAGAtttgggtgtgatgacactcgtcT
Protein-coding sequences here:
- the LOC129892944 gene encoding two-component response regulator ARR11-like → MATPYLGMTNEVCVLLIDHDKEFVSEMVDLLKSYEYKVRTADIASEGMSMLSKGKEKIDVMIINLNSPDLLSFHLLDQAVALDIVPLCVCDKHNTHLAKKAFESGAYLYLQKSLHQEVVKYLWQFVFRKKIQKEKAREGVEKNGDHMHVDDIDSNNIHETSTDVVSNEKCKLRSKKETKLINEEKRQVIVPKTRIEWTEDLHKKFVEAVNQLDEGRCFPTDILELMNEPDLTRYQIASHLQKYRNKTWRVPKKKKSTRHPSGQLGFSSGSTQRSILRKFGTTSHVKMNVTNLQQQQYDPKTQRGPYIPFLPNSNIFSRGESSTLQKVYQPQLQVYPKYLNPFDTPFLPSVETNNVVGQQRQKQQVPLSELLGSQGSNIGSAYYRLGLEFNNEIHHSQNDYALDVATYSIMSDTNIGNATINGLGVANVNFQQYNGEPNMSQPNNIVTTSHVSDTQGSDPNEMINCDDYFDFSNMDFLFQNFEPPSFNLSNEHDNEFDQVYSDDMVASSVQFPDITNFPDDSSI